One Esox lucius isolate fEsoLuc1 chromosome 1, fEsoLuc1.pri, whole genome shotgun sequence genomic region harbors:
- the sarm1 gene encoding sterile alpha and TIR motif-containing protein 1 produces the protein MLLSLTVFLWSFYRYLSMFSSERLTVPEYVSRMGTRRSGSMSSSSEPKAPPVSPGVHGADVQAVLDTSLPALRSAIKTLKSAKDTSDLEETRRAIAETFQLVEEAWVLPTVGRQVAEEICNRIRLDGGLELLLQLLMTPAVEIIYESAKLLEQILVSENRDYVARMGLGVILNLTRETEDAQLARSVSGILEHMFKHTEETSAQLIANGALDALLFWCRGTDPTVLRHCARALANCAMYGGHRCQRLMIEKQAAEWLFPLAFSKEDELIRFQACLAVAVLAANREIEKEVVRSGTLELVEPFIASLDPDEFARSLLDSADSMQGRTAADLQQLLPLLDGARVEGKCIAAFYLCVETSIKSRQRNTKIFQEIGAVQSLKRIVMYSSNGTACTLAKRALGMMNEEVPRRILSSVPNWKSGEVQRWLQQIGFSAYTERFQELQVDGDLLLNITDEELSTDLGMTAALTRKRFLRDLRVLRFYANYSTCDPNNMADWLGEVDPQFRQYTYGMVQSGMDRKNLFQITDQQLKSDCHIENGIHRAKILAAARRPTKPCLTDAQPPGPDVFISYRRTTGSQLASLLKVHLQVRGFSVFIDVEKLEAGKFEDKLIQSVQRARNFILVLSANALDKCMGDTGMKDWVHKEIVTALNGKKNIVPVTDNFMWPDPNSLPDDMKTILNFNGIKWSHEYQEASIEKILRFLKGNPSQDQTDCSQTDCSQTDCSQTACSNGSQEK, from the exons ATGCTCTTATCTCTAACTGTTTTTCTTTGGAGCTTCTATCGATATCTCTCCATGTTCAGCTCCGAAAGACTCACGGTACCGGAATATGTCAGCCGGATGGGGACTCGGAGGTCGGGCAGCATGAGCTCATCCTCGGAACCGAAAGCACCACCAGTTTCACCGGGTGTCCACGGCGCCGACGTCCAGGCAGTCTTGGATACCTCTCTCCCGGCCCTGCGCTCCGCTATCAAGACACTGAAATCAGCCAAAGATACCTCGGATCTAGAAGAAACCCGCAGGGCTATCGCAGAGACCTTTCAACTTGTGGAAGAGGCCTGGGTTCTGCCCACCGTGGGCCGGCAGGTTGCAGAGGAGATATGCAACAGGATACGACTAGACGGAGGACTAGAGCTGCTTTTACAACTCCTTATGACACCTGCTGTGGAGATCATCTATGAATCTGCCAAACTActggagcagatactggtctcTGAGAACAG AGACTATGTAGCGCGGATGGGTCTTGGGGTGATCCTGAACCTGaccagggagacagaggacgcCCAGCTGGCCCGCAGCGTCTCAGGCATCCTGGAGCACATGttcaaacacacagaggaaacGTCTGCCCAGCTCATCGCCAATGGTGCCTTGGACGCCCTGCTCTTTTGGTGCCGTGGCACTGACCCTACCGTCCTCCGCCACTGTGCCAGGGCGCTCGCCAACTGTGCCATGTATGGCGGCCACCGCTGTCAGCGGCTGATGATTGAGAAGCAGGCCGCCGAGTGGTTGTTCCCATTGGCCTTCTCCAAAGAGGATGAGCTGATCCGCTTCCAAGCCTGTCTTGCCGTCGCTGTGCTTGCTGCTAACAGGGAGATCGAGAAGGAG GTGGTGAGGTCGGGGACTTTGGAGCTGGTGGAGCCGTTTATTGCGTCGCTGGACCCAGACGAATTTGCCCGTAGCTTGCTGGACAGTGCTGACAGCATGCAGGGAAGGACGGCAGCAGACCTTCAGCAGCTGCTGCCTCTGCTGGACGGGGCCAGGGTTGAAGGGAAGTGCATCGCTGCCTTTTACCTGTGTGTGGAGACCAGCATCAAGTCACGCCAGCGCAACACTAAG ATCTTCCAGGAGATAGGCGCTGTGCAGAGCCTGAAACGGATCGTCATGTACTCCAGCAATGGGACGGCCTGTACCCTGGCCAAGCGCGCGCTGGGTATGATGAACGAGGAGGTGCCGCGTCGTATCCTGTCCTCTGTGCCCAACTGGAAGAGTGGCGAGGTGCAGAGATGGCTTCAACAGATCGGCTTCAGTGCCTACACCGAACGCTTCCag GAGTTGCAGGTGGATGGAGACCTGTTGCTAAACATCACAGATGAGGAATTGAGCACAGACTTGGGCATGACTGCAGCACTTACACGCAAAAG GTTCCTTAGGGACCTGCGCGTACTCAGGTTCTACGCCAACTACTCAACCTGCGATCCCAACAACATGGCCGACTGGCTAGGTGAGGTGGACCCCCAGTTCCGCCAGTACACCTATGGCATGGTGCAGTCTGGCATGGACCGCAAGAACCTCTTCCAGATCACCGACCAGCAGCTAAAGTCAGACTGTCACATAG AGAACGGCATCCATCGTGCCAAAATCCTGGCAGCCGCACGTCGGCCGACAAAGCCGTGTCTGACTGATGCTCAGCCCCCTGGACCGGATGTGTTTATTAGCTATCGCAGGACCACTGGGTCCCAGCTAGCCAG TCTGTTAAAGGTCCACCTCCAGGTACGAGGCTTCAGTGTGTTCATTGACGTGGAGAAGCTGGAGGCAGGGAAGTTTGAGGACAAGCTGATCCAGAGTGTCCAGCGGGCACGGAACTTCATCCTGGTGCTGTCGGCCAACGCCCTCGACAAGTGCATGGGTGACACAGGAATGAAGGACTGGGTGCATAAG GAGATTGTTACAGCTCTAAATGGGAAGAAAAACATTGTACCTGTCACTGATAACTTCATGTGGCCCGACCCAAACTCTCTGCCTGATGACATGAAAACCATTCTCAACTTTAACGGCATCAA GTGGTCCCATGAGTATCAGGAAGCCAGCATTGAGAAGATCCTGCGTTTTCTAAAGGGCAACCCCAGCCAAGACCAGACAGACTGCTCCCAGACAGACTGCTCTCAGACAGACTGCTCTCAGACAGCCTGCTCCAATGGATCTCAAGAGAAATAG
- the slc46a1 gene encoding proton-coupled folate transporter has translation MEDWDTRAILPEDILSGLSSTDNDRTINDTVSQNEVQKKEHICSKQPPFACPLSVSVEPVMFLSMFSLSLQWPLSTQYLWDRISEDLGYNGSKSNGGCNISGPPDPLQKEVETLTAHWNLYINLGGFAVGLLVVTLLGSWSDKGGRRPVLILPCLGLALQAGVYLVVMYLKLPVAWFLLGRMLSGLSGDFNTILAGCFAYVADTSDRASRTFRVAVLEACLGLAGMLASIIGGQWRQAQGYINPFWLVLATNLAAALYAYLFVPESITTDPSAKLLTTRHHRAVYRLYSALGDSAVAGGYPKWRRYKLWFYTLCFFLVVTVHFGSRELYVLYELSSPLCWGSGLIGWGSAAQNLAYLSSLLGLRAMQRCLQDSWVALVGLTSNIIGLVVISLANTTGLMFTGYGLCFLHMAVTPVLRAKLSKLAGPEEQGALFASVACVEGLCSLVASSMFNSLYPATLHIMKGFPFLLGAFVLLIPAGIIGAVECQDKSPHRTEDLATS, from the exons ATGGAAGACTGGGACACCAGAGCAATTCTTCCTGAGGATATTCTATCGGGGCTATCATCTACAGACAACGACAGAACGATAAATGACACAGTTTCCCAAAACGAGGTTCAGAAGAAGGAACATATTTGCTCAAAACAGCCGCCATTCGCCTGCCCGCTTTCAGTTTCTGTAGAACCCGTGATGTTCTTGTCTATGTTTTCGCTGTCTCTTCAGTGGCCGCTGTCGACCCAGTACTTGTGGGACCGCATAAGCGAAGATCTCGGCTACAATGGGTCAAAATCAAATGGGGGTTGCAACATTTCCGGGCCCCCGGATCCACTTCAAAAG GAAGTGGAGACCCTGACAGCCCACTGGAACCTGTACATCAACCTGGGAGGGTTTGCAGTGGGGCTGTTGGTGGTGACCTTGCTGGGCTCCTGGAGTGACAAGGGGGGGCGGCGGCCTGTGCTCATCTTGCCCTGCCTGGGTCTGGCCCTGCAAGCTGGGGTCTACCTGGTGGTCATGTATCTCAAGCTTCCCGTTGCCTGGTTCCTCCTGGGCCGGATGCTCTCTGGCCTCTCAG GTGACTTCAACACAATACTGGCAGGCTGCTTTGCCTATGTGGCCGACACAAGTGACAGGGCCTCCCGGACCTTCAGGGTAGCAGTGCTGGAGGCCTGTCTGGGACTGGCTGGCATGCTGGCCAGTATCATAGGTGGGCAGTGGCGACAAGCACAAGG GTACATTAACCCCTTCTGGCTGGTCCTGGCCACTAACCTGGCCGCTGCCCTCTATGCCTACCTGTTTGTCCCTGAGTCCATCACCACTGACCCCAGCGCCAAATTACTCACCACCCGCCATCATCGCGCCGTCTACCGCCTATACTCGGCACTGGGCGACTCCGCCGTGGCTGGGGGTTACCCAAAATGGAGGAGGTACAAGCTGTGGTTCTACACCTtgtgtttcttcctggtggtgACGGTGCACTTTGGCAGCCGGGAGCTCTATGTTCTGTATGAGCTCAGCTCTCCGTTGTGCTGGGGCTCGGGGTTAATCGGCTGGGGCTCTGCTGCCCAGAACCTGGCCTACCTGAGCAGCCTTCTGGGGTTGAGGGCCATGCAGCGCTGTCTACAGGACTCCTGGGTGGCCCTGGTGGGACTGACGTCTAACATCATTGGCCTGGTGGTCATCTCGCTGGCCAACACTACTGGGCTCATGTTCACAG GCTATGGGCTGTGCTTCCTCCACATGGCTGTCACTCCTGTCCTCAGAGCCAAACTGTCCAAACTGGCGGGGCCTGAAGAACAAG GTGCTCTGTTTGCCTCTGTGGCCTGTGTGGAGGGACTTTGTTCCCTGGTGGCCAGCAGCATGTTTAACTCTCTGTACCCAGCCACACTGCACATCATGAAGGGATTTCCCTTCCTCTTAGGAGCTTTCGTGCTCCTCATTCCTGCTGGGATTATTGG GGCGGTGGAGTGTCAAGATAAAAGTCCACACAGAACAGAAGACTTGGCAACATCCTGA